The following are from one region of the Amycolatopsis sp. QT-25 genome:
- a CDS encoding ACT domain-containing protein yields MSFLIRVQLPDTPGTLGAVATALGTVGADILSVDVVERGGGVAIDDLVVEIPSGRLPDALITAAESVDGVEVDAVRPYAGVLDTHRELELVEEIAAKPASGLEILAEGVPRIIRAGWAVVVEHAESGAVRLASSNAAPETPITDLPWLPLERATILDAEEAWVPETWKELGTELAATPLGKPGKALLVARPGGPNFRAAEVARLAHFAGIVAVVLDS; encoded by the coding sequence GTGTCGTTCCTGATCCGGGTCCAATTACCGGACACCCCGGGGACCCTCGGCGCGGTCGCCACCGCGCTCGGCACCGTCGGCGCCGACATCCTGAGCGTGGACGTGGTCGAACGAGGCGGCGGCGTCGCCATCGACGACCTCGTCGTCGAGATCCCCTCGGGCAGGCTGCCGGACGCGCTGATCACCGCCGCCGAAAGCGTCGACGGTGTCGAGGTCGACGCCGTCCGCCCGTACGCCGGGGTGCTCGACACCCATCGCGAACTCGAACTGGTGGAGGAGATCGCCGCGAAGCCCGCTTCGGGGCTGGAGATCCTCGCCGAGGGGGTGCCGCGGATCATCCGGGCGGGCTGGGCCGTCGTCGTCGAGCACGCGGAGTCCGGCGCGGTGCGCCTGGCGTCGTCCAACGCCGCGCCCGAGACGCCGATCACCGACCTGCCCTGGCTGCCGCTGGAACGCGCCACCATCCTCGACGCCGAGGAGGCGTGGGTGCCGGAGACGTGGAAGGAACTGGGGACCGAACTCGCGGCCACGCCGCTGGGGAAGCCCGGGAAGGCGCTGCTGGTCGCGCGGCCCGGCGGGCCGAACTTCCGGGCCGCCGAGGTGGCGCGGTTGGCGCACTTCGCGGGCATCGTCGCCGTCGTGCTGGACAGCTGA